The genome window GATCCGGTCAACCTTCAGATAACTCTGAGGAGAAGGCGCTGGACCGATCAGATATGCCTCGTCTGCTAACCTGACGTGCAGCGCAGCTCGGTCGGCCTCCGAATAAACCGCTACCGTGCCGATGCCCATCTCGCGGCAGGCGCGGATTACTCGAACAGCAATCTCTCCACGATTCGCAATCAGGATCTTATCAAACATGATACATACCAGGGTATAGGGTTTAGGGAGTAGGGTATAGGGGAAGAACAAGGAAAAGATCTGCTGCTCGGTCTCTTGCCTCTACTCTCCACCCTATACCCTGCGCCCTGTGTTTAAAGGGGGATGTTCCCATGTTTCTTTGGAGGGTTCGTCTCGCGCTTTGTCCGAAGTGACCGAAGCGCCCTGATCAGCTTTGGGCGGGTTTCTTTCGGCTCGATCACTTCATCAATATAGCCCCGCTCTGCGGCGATATAGGGATTGGCAAACTTATCTCGGAACTCCGCCACCTTTTCCGCGCGGAACGAGGCGACATCAACCTCCTCAGCGATCTTCCGCTTATGCAGGATGTTCACCGCCCCTTCGGGTCCCATGACCGCGATTTCCGCCGTCGGATAGGCGAAGTTAATATCGGCTCGCATATGCTTACTACCCATCACACAATAGGCGCCCCCGTAGGCCTTTCGCACGATGATAGTGATTTTCGGTACCGTCGCCTCTCCATAGGCGTATAGCAACTTCGCGCCGTGCTTAATGATGCCGCCATGTTCCTGAGCCGTACCCGGTAAATAGCCGGGAACGTCCTCCAACGTAATGATAGGAATGTTGAAGGCATCACAAAAGCGGATGAAGCGGGCCGCCTTCACAGACGAGCCGACGTCGAGGCATCCGGCCAGCGCTATGGGCTGGTTAGCGACAAACCCGACCGACTGTCCCCCCAACCGTCCGAAGCCGACCACCATATTCTGGGCAAAATGTTCCTGAACCTCGAGGAACTCGCCGTCATCTACCACCATGCGGATCAGTTCCTTCATATCGTACGGTCTGTTGGGGCTGTCAGGGACGAGGGCATTCAGAGCGTCCTCCTGCCGCTCGGGATCGTCCATGGATTCACAGCGAGGGGGATCTTCCAGGTTATTCTGGGGAAGGTACGAAAGGAGTTCCCTGATCGATGCCAGGCACTCCTGCTCCGAATCGACGGCAAAGTGGGCAACACCGGACGTCGCATTATGGGTCATGGCGCCACCCAACTCCTCGAAGCTTACCTCCTCGTGCAGAACGGTCTTGATCACGTCAGGTCCTGTCACAAACATGTGGCTGGTGTGGCGTACCATAAAAACAAAATCCATCAAGGCCGGGGAATAGACCGCACCACCGGCGCACGGCCCCATAATGGCCGCGATCTGTGGGATCACCCCTGAGGCCAACGTATTGCGGAGGAAGAGATCGGCATACCCCGCCAGTGAGACGACTCCCTCCTGAATTCTGGCCCCGCCCGAATCGCTCAGGCCGATGATGGGGGCGCCCATTTTCATGGCCAGATCCATCGCCTTGCAGATCTTGGCGGCGTGGGCCCCGCTCAGGCTGCCGCCGAAGACGGTAAAATCCTGGGCGAAGATGTAGACCTGCCGCCCGTCGATCGTCCCGTATCCGATGACGACCCCGTCGCCGGGGATCCGTTGCTGATCCATGTCAAAGTCGTGGCACTGATGGGTGACGAAGGCATCCAGCTCGGTAAAGCTCCCCGGATCAAGGAGCAGGTCGATTCGTTCGCGTGCCGTCAGCTTCCCTGACTGATGATGTCGTTCGATGCGCTCGTGCCCGCCCCCTTGCGTAGCGGCCTCGCGTCGGAGGCGCAGCTCTTCCAGTTTGTCCTTATGGGGCTCATTCGCCATCCCATTCACTCCTTCAGTCTACAAGTCTTCAAAATGTGCGAGGTGTTTGAACACCTTGTACCTCGCCTCGATCTCAGGATAGGTCAGCCGTCGTAAGCGATCGAGTGAAAATGCCTCGACGTTAAAAGAGGCCATCACCGACCCCATTACGATCGCTTTCCGGATGTTCTGCTCCTCGAAATTCATCGTGTTCGCCAAATACCCGATGAAGCCGCCGGCAAAGCAATCACCCGCGCCTGTTGGGTCGAATACGGAATCG of Candidatus Methylomirabilis tolerans contains these proteins:
- a CDS encoding acyl-CoA carboxylase subunit beta, coding for MANEPHKDKLEELRLRREAATQGGGHERIERHHQSGKLTARERIDLLLDPGSFTELDAFVTHQCHDFDMDQQRIPGDGVVIGYGTIDGRQVYIFAQDFTVFGGSLSGAHAAKICKAMDLAMKMGAPIIGLSDSGGARIQEGVVSLAGYADLFLRNTLASGVIPQIAAIMGPCAGGAVYSPALMDFVFMVRHTSHMFVTGPDVIKTVLHEEVSFEELGGAMTHNATSGVAHFAVDSEQECLASIRELLSYLPQNNLEDPPRCESMDDPERQEDALNALVPDSPNRPYDMKELIRMVVDDGEFLEVQEHFAQNMVVGFGRLGGQSVGFVANQPIALAGCLDVGSSVKAARFIRFCDAFNIPIITLEDVPGYLPGTAQEHGGIIKHGAKLLYAYGEATVPKITIIVRKAYGGAYCVMGSKHMRADINFAYPTAEIAVMGPEGAVNILHKRKIAEEVDVASFRAEKVAEFRDKFANPYIAAERGYIDEVIEPKETRPKLIRALRSLRTKRETNPPKKHGNIPL